In one Bacillus thuringiensis genomic region, the following are encoded:
- a CDS encoding ABC transporter ATP-binding protein, which yields MIQFNHVSKSYEDGTKAVDSLHLEIKKGEFFVLIGPSGCGKTTTMKMINRLIETTEGSILIDGKDIQQYNINELRWDIGYVLQQIALFPHMTIAENIAVVPEMRQWSKKEIKARVDDLLHMVGLDPDIYRDRMPDELSGGQKQRVGVVRALAANPKIVLMDEPFSALDPLSREQLQKDIVQLQKKIQKTIVFVTHDMQEALSLGDRICIMKEGKVVQLDTPEGIIHNPKNEFVEEFIGNHGRTWYEGKSVADVLPLDQSVQLEGQALSLHSSLQEALVRVRDEEVVPVEENGQYIGALTSRHIVNYIVEQMKERG from the coding sequence GTGATTCAATTTAATCATGTGTCAAAATCGTATGAAGATGGCACGAAAGCAGTGGATTCATTGCATTTAGAAATTAAAAAGGGAGAATTTTTTGTTCTTATCGGTCCGAGTGGTTGCGGGAAAACAACGACAATGAAGATGATTAATCGTTTAATCGAAACGACTGAAGGATCGATTTTAATCGATGGAAAAGATATTCAACAATATAATATAAACGAATTACGTTGGGATATAGGATACGTGTTGCAACAGATTGCTTTGTTTCCTCATATGACAATCGCTGAAAATATTGCAGTTGTTCCTGAAATGAGGCAATGGAGCAAAAAGGAAATAAAAGCACGCGTCGATGACTTGTTACATATGGTTGGATTAGATCCGGATATATATCGAGATCGTATGCCTGATGAATTGTCAGGAGGACAAAAACAACGTGTCGGTGTCGTGCGAGCATTAGCCGCAAACCCGAAAATCGTTCTTATGGATGAACCATTTAGTGCGTTAGATCCATTAAGTAGGGAACAGCTTCAGAAGGATATTGTACAGTTGCAAAAAAAGATTCAAAAAACAATCGTGTTCGTAACACATGATATGCAAGAAGCATTATCACTTGGAGATCGCATTTGTATTATGAAAGAAGGAAAAGTTGTTCAACTAGATACACCAGAAGGAATTATACATAATCCGAAAAATGAATTTGTAGAGGAGTTCATTGGAAATCATGGGCGAACTTGGTATGAGGGGAAAAGTGTAGCAGATGTATTGCCACTTGATCAAAGTGTGCAATTAGAAGGGCAGGCGCTATCATTACATTCTTCCTTACAAGAAGCACTAGTTCGTGTGCGTGATGAAGAGGTCGTTCCAGTTGAAGAAAACGGTCAATATATTGGAGCGTTAACAAGTCGTCATATTGTCAATTACATTGTTGAACAAATGAAGGAAAGAGGCTAA
- a CDS encoding YdcF family protein has protein sequence MNKWIFLIILLLPPLYIIYMTFRMNKVAREKLSYHSPYVLILGAKLFGDRPSLSLQNRLDVALEYLFSHPESKVIVSGGQGEDEDIPEAHSMRNYLMVHGIDESRILIEDQSTNTYENLKFSMDLYNVKHAVVVSNTYHLYRTKIIAKRLGMKMEALAAETPIRSKRKMYVREYAAIMKTILFDR, from the coding sequence TATTACCGCCACTATATATCATTTATATGACGTTTAGAATGAACAAAGTTGCTCGTGAAAAGTTGAGCTATCACTCTCCGTACGTTCTTATACTGGGTGCAAAGTTATTTGGAGATAGACCGTCTTTATCTCTTCAAAATCGTTTGGATGTAGCGTTGGAGTATTTATTTTCCCATCCTGAATCGAAAGTAATTGTTTCAGGTGGTCAAGGAGAAGATGAAGATATACCGGAAGCTCACAGCATGAGAAACTATTTAATGGTACACGGTATAGATGAGAGTCGTATTTTAATAGAAGATCAATCTACAAATACGTATGAAAACTTAAAGTTTAGTATGGATTTATATAATGTGAAACATGCAGTAGTTGTAAGTAATACGTATCATTTATATCGAACGAAAATAATTGCAAAGCGTTTAGGCATGAAGATGGAGGCACTAGCTGCTGAAACACCAATTCGTTCTAAGAGAAAAATGTATGTTCGCGAATATGCTGCTATTATGAAAACAATATTGTTCGACCGTTAG